The Ensifer adhaerens genome contains a region encoding:
- a CDS encoding chorismate mutase: MIDPEIKKELAGYRQSIDNIDAALVHMLAERFRCTQAVGVLKAKHELPPADPAREEYQIERLRRLAKDANLDPDFAEKFLNFIIKEVIRHHEAIAADRSHSAGNAGTNHSA; encoded by the coding sequence ATGATTGATCCCGAAATCAAAAAGGAATTGGCGGGCTACCGGCAGTCGATCGACAATATCGATGCCGCGCTCGTCCACATGCTGGCTGAACGCTTCCGCTGCACCCAGGCAGTCGGCGTTCTGAAAGCCAAGCACGAACTGCCGCCGGCCGACCCGGCGCGCGAAGAATACCAGATCGAACGCCTGCGCCGCCTGGCCAAGGATGCCAATCTGGATCCGGATTTCGCCGAGAAGTTCCTGAACTTCATCATCAAGGAAGTCATCCGGCATCATGAAGCCATCGCCGCCGATCGCTCGCATTCCGCGGGCAACGCCGGCACAAACCATTCCGCTTGA
- the ffh gene encoding signal recognition particle protein, with protein MFESLQDRLGSILNGLTGRGALSEADVSAALREVRRALLEADVALDVVRSFTEKVREKAVGAEILKSIKPGQMVVKIVHDQLVEMLGSEGVTIDLNAPAPVVIMMVGLQGSGKTTTTGKIASRMKTRDKKKVLMASLDTRRPAAQEQLRQLGVQTGVDTLPVIAGQSPTDIAARAVQAAKLGGHDVVILDTAGRTHIDEPLMIEMAEIKRKSNPHEILLVADALTGQDAVNLARNFDERVGITGLVLTRMDGDGRGGAALSMRAVTGKPIKLIGVGEKMGELEEFHPRRVADRILGMGDIVSLVEKAAENIDAEKAAAMAAKMAKGKFDLNDLADQLGQMQKMGGMGGIMGLMPGMAGMKDKMAAAGLDDSLFKRQLAIISSMTKAERANPDLLKHSRKKRIAAGSGTDAADINKLLKMHRQMADMMKMMGGKGKGGMMKQMMGGLANKMGLGGLGGGGMPDLSKLDPKQLEALQKQAEAAGLKPGGMPGLGGGGLPGLGGAKLPGLGGGFPGLPGLPKKK; from the coding sequence ATGTTCGAGAGCCTCCAGGACCGCCTTGGTTCCATATTGAATGGACTGACCGGCCGCGGCGCATTGTCGGAAGCCGATGTTTCCGCTGCGCTCCGCGAGGTTCGCCGTGCGCTGCTCGAAGCCGACGTCGCGCTCGACGTCGTGCGCTCCTTCACCGAAAAGGTTCGTGAAAAGGCCGTCGGCGCCGAGATCCTGAAGTCGATCAAGCCCGGCCAGATGGTCGTCAAGATCGTCCATGACCAGCTCGTCGAGATGCTCGGCTCCGAGGGCGTCACCATCGACCTCAATGCGCCGGCGCCGGTCGTCATCATGATGGTCGGTCTGCAGGGCTCCGGTAAGACGACGACCACCGGCAAGATCGCCAGCCGGATGAAGACCAGGGACAAGAAGAAGGTCCTGATGGCTTCGCTCGACACGCGTCGTCCAGCAGCCCAGGAGCAGCTGCGCCAGCTCGGCGTGCAGACCGGCGTCGACACGTTGCCTGTTATTGCCGGCCAGTCGCCGACCGATATCGCTGCGCGCGCCGTTCAGGCTGCCAAGCTCGGCGGCCACGACGTCGTCATTCTCGACACGGCGGGCCGTACCCATATCGACGAGCCGCTGATGATCGAGATGGCGGAGATCAAGCGGAAGTCCAATCCGCATGAAATCCTGCTCGTGGCAGATGCGCTGACCGGTCAGGACGCCGTCAACCTCGCCCGCAACTTCGACGAACGCGTCGGCATCACCGGCCTGGTGCTCACCCGTATGGACGGCGACGGCCGTGGCGGTGCAGCGCTGTCGATGCGTGCGGTCACCGGCAAGCCGATCAAGCTCATCGGCGTCGGCGAAAAGATGGGCGAACTCGAAGAGTTCCACCCCCGCCGCGTCGCCGACCGTATCCTCGGCATGGGCGACATCGTCTCGCTCGTCGAGAAGGCTGCCGAGAACATCGACGCCGAGAAGGCGGCCGCCATGGCCGCCAAGATGGCCAAGGGCAAGTTCGACCTGAACGACCTCGCAGACCAGCTCGGCCAGATGCAGAAGATGGGCGGCATGGGCGGCATCATGGGCCTGATGCCCGGCATGGCCGGCATGAAGGACAAGATGGCCGCGGCCGGCCTCGACGACAGCCTGTTCAAGCGCCAGCTCGCCATCATTTCGTCGATGACCAAGGCCGAGCGCGCCAACCCGGATCTGCTCAAGCACTCGCGCAAGAAGCGCATCGCCGCCGGTTCCGGCACCGATGCCGCCGACATCAACAAGCTTCTGAAGATGCACCGCCAGATGGCGGACATGATGAAGATGATGGGCGGTAAGGGCAAAGGCGGCATGATGAAGCAGATGATGGGCGGCCTTGCCAACAAGATGGGCCTTGGCGGCCTCGGTGGCGGCGGCATGCCTGATCTCTCGAAGCTCGACCCGAAGCAGCTCGAAGCCCTGCAGAAGCAGGCGGAAGCCGCCGGTCTGAAGCCGGGCGGTATGCCTGGCCTTGGCGGCGGTGGCCTGCCAGGTCTGGGTGGCGCCAAGCTTCCGGGTCTTGGTGGCGGCTTCCCCGGCCTTCCCGGCCTGCCGAAGAAGAAGTGA
- a CDS encoding MarR family winged helix-turn-helix transcriptional regulator, whose protein sequence is MLVRFDPQERLYKTLKLVRSIHLNMQRSAEHMLDGAGISVAERAVLELFCEMPLTVPEAGRRLSMKRQFVLRVVNGLMDKTLLERRPNPEHRSAYLCAPTAAGRDLFAEIHRREVELLHALLGDINQTEVVAALRVMTRVSTAFEQLAGELDDAGKDEAL, encoded by the coding sequence ATGCTCGTTCGATTCGACCCGCAAGAACGTCTCTACAAGACCCTGAAGCTGGTCCGCTCCATCCATCTCAATATGCAGCGCTCGGCAGAACATATGCTCGATGGTGCCGGCATATCAGTGGCGGAGCGGGCGGTTCTCGAACTTTTTTGCGAAATGCCGCTGACGGTGCCGGAAGCCGGACGGCGCCTGTCGATGAAACGGCAGTTCGTGCTCAGGGTCGTCAACGGGCTGATGGACAAGACGTTGCTGGAAAGACGGCCGAACCCGGAACACCGCAGCGCCTATCTTTGTGCGCCGACGGCGGCCGGGCGTGATCTGTTCGCGGAAATCCATCGCCGCGAGGTGGAGTTGCTGCATGCCCTGCTCGGCGATATCAACCAGACCGAAGTGGTGGCCGCACTTCGGGTGATGACGCGGGTGTCGACCGCCTTCGAGCAGCTGGCTGGCGAACTCGACGACGCCGGCAAGGACGAGGCGCTCTGA
- a CDS encoding MBL fold metallo-hydrolase — translation MKTRNPYYQGPVTDHFDGTRFFNPDGKPPKGAADLLRWQFGSGKVRWPAHNPSPFAPVKPELSVEGDRLRVTMVGHATLLIQVHGLNILTDPVWSHRASPFAFAGPQRRNAPGIELDDLPPIDIVLVTHNHYDHLDVETLAALHEEHAPRIVTPLGNDTIIRRAVPDVEIDVVDWGDQLDCGDDVILHAEPCHHWSARGSRDRRMALWAAFVVETPAGKIYHVGDTGFHDGINYRAAREKHGAFRLANLPFGAYEPRWFMQDQHQNPEEAVRGMVDCAAAHVAGHHWGTFRLTDEGVEEPRQALERALDAAGIARSRFRPLRPGEIFDVPTGGEGAE, via the coding sequence ATGAAGACACGCAATCCCTATTACCAAGGTCCCGTCACCGATCATTTCGACGGCACCAGGTTCTTCAATCCCGACGGCAAACCGCCCAAGGGCGCGGCAGATCTCCTGCGCTGGCAGTTCGGCAGCGGCAAGGTGCGCTGGCCCGCGCACAATCCAAGCCCGTTCGCGCCGGTGAAGCCTGAACTCAGCGTCGAAGGCGATCGCCTGCGCGTGACGATGGTCGGACACGCGACGCTGCTCATCCAGGTGCATGGGCTCAACATTCTCACCGACCCCGTCTGGTCGCATCGCGCCAGCCCGTTTGCCTTTGCCGGCCCGCAGCGCCGCAACGCGCCCGGCATCGAACTCGACGACCTGCCGCCGATCGACATCGTGCTCGTCACCCACAATCACTACGACCACCTCGATGTCGAGACGCTGGCAGCCCTTCACGAGGAACATGCTCCCCGCATCGTCACGCCGCTCGGCAACGACACGATCATCCGCCGCGCCGTTCCCGACGTCGAGATCGACGTGGTCGACTGGGGCGACCAGCTCGATTGCGGCGATGACGTCATTCTTCACGCCGAGCCCTGCCACCACTGGTCGGCGCGCGGCTCGCGCGACCGGCGCATGGCGCTCTGGGCCGCCTTCGTCGTGGAGACGCCGGCCGGCAAGATCTACCACGTCGGCGATACCGGCTTTCACGACGGCATCAACTATCGCGCCGCCCGCGAAAAACACGGCGCCTTCCGCCTCGCCAACCTGCCCTTCGGGGCCTACGAGCCGCGCTGGTTCATGCAGGACCAGCACCAGAACCCGGAGGAAGCCGTGCGCGGCATGGTCGATTGCGCCGCCGCCCATGTCGCCGGCCACCATTGGGGTACGTTTCGCCTGACCGACGAAGGCGTCGAAGAGCCGCGACAGGCGCTGGAACGGGCGCTCGATGCGGCGGGCATCGCCCGCAGCCGCTTCCGGCCGCTTCGCCCCGGCGAAATCTTCGATGTACCGACCGGCGGCGAGGGAGCCGAATAA
- the dapF gene encoding diaminopimelate epimerase, whose protein sequence is MTDNVQFARMNGLGNKILVVDMRGRKDRVTPAAAIALNADPATAFDQIMAIHDPKAQGTDAWIDIVNCDGSMAQACGNGTRCVVQALAAETGKKAFTFQTIAGILNATEHEDGTISVDMGKPVFAWDKIPLAEEFADTSRIELQIGPIDNPVLHSPSAMSMGNPHAVFWVDKDPMSFDLDRFGPLLENHPMFPERANITLAQVLSPSSLRTRTWERGAGLTLACGSAACAAAVSAARTGRTGRKVAIDVASAPAPAKLTIEWREHDDHVVMTGPAEWEWSGTLNPTTGNWQRDEAEAGGARAL, encoded by the coding sequence ATGACCGACAACGTGCAATTTGCCAGGATGAACGGGCTTGGAAACAAGATCCTCGTCGTTGACATGCGCGGTCGGAAGGATCGGGTGACGCCGGCCGCTGCGATCGCGCTCAATGCCGATCCGGCAACCGCCTTCGACCAGATCATGGCGATCCACGACCCCAAGGCTCAGGGCACCGACGCCTGGATCGATATCGTCAATTGCGACGGCTCCATGGCCCAGGCCTGCGGCAACGGCACGCGCTGCGTCGTCCAGGCACTGGCCGCCGAAACCGGCAAGAAGGCCTTCACCTTCCAGACCATTGCAGGCATCCTCAACGCCACCGAGCATGAGGACGGCACGATCTCGGTCGACATGGGCAAGCCGGTCTTTGCCTGGGACAAGATCCCGCTTGCCGAGGAATTTGCCGATACGAGCCGCATCGAACTGCAGATCGGACCGATCGACAATCCCGTCCTGCACTCGCCCTCGGCCATGTCGATGGGCAATCCGCACGCCGTCTTCTGGGTCGACAAAGACCCGATGTCCTTCGATCTCGATCGTTTCGGCCCGCTGCTCGAAAACCATCCGATGTTTCCCGAGCGCGCCAACATCACGCTGGCGCAGGTGCTTTCGCCCTCGTCGCTGCGCACCCGCACCTGGGAACGCGGCGCCGGGCTGACGCTTGCCTGCGGTTCGGCGGCTTGCGCGGCTGCGGTCAGCGCCGCGCGCACCGGCCGCACCGGCCGCAAGGTGGCGATCGACGTCGCATCCGCCCCTGCCCCGGCAAAGCTTACGATCGAATGGCGTGAGCACGACGATCATGTCGTCATGACGGGACCTGCCGAATGGGAATGGTCCGGCACGCTGAACCCGACGACCGGCAATTGGCAGCGCGACGAGGCCGAAGCGGGCGGAGCCCGGGCGCTTTGA
- the mtaB gene encoding tRNA (N(6)-L-threonylcarbamoyladenosine(37)-C(2))-methylthiotransferase MtaB yields the protein MSGVEVITFGCRLNTYESEVMRAEAEKAGLNNAILVNTCAVTGEAVRQARQAIRRARRDNPHARIIVTGCAAQTEKETFAEMAEVDAVLGNEEKLKSASYRSLPDFGVSAEEKLRVNDIMSVRATAPQMVKHIDGHVRAFIQVQNGCDHRCTFCIIPYGRGNSRSVPMGAVVDQARRLVESGYCEIVLTGVDATSYGADLPGTPTLGLLAKTLLKQVPEIRRLRLSSIDGIEADKHLFDLIADEARFMPHLHLSLQHGDDLILKRMKRRHSSADARAFADQVRRLRPDISLGADMIAGFPTETEEMFENAASLAEDCGIAHLHVFPYSPRPGTPAARMPQLDRALVKDRAARLRAVGATLYARHLEGMVGSEQTILVENNGLAHTQNFTLVDAADLTPRALVPVSITGHNGKHLTMQVKQMAAA from the coding sequence TTGAGCGGCGTCGAGGTCATAACCTTCGGCTGCCGTCTCAATACCTACGAATCCGAAGTGATGCGGGCGGAAGCCGAAAAGGCGGGGCTGAACAACGCCATCCTCGTCAACACCTGCGCCGTCACCGGCGAGGCGGTGCGCCAGGCGCGCCAGGCGATCCGCCGTGCCCGGCGCGACAATCCGCATGCCCGCATCATCGTCACCGGCTGCGCGGCGCAGACCGAAAAGGAGACCTTTGCCGAAATGGCCGAGGTCGACGCCGTGCTCGGCAACGAGGAGAAGCTGAAGAGCGCCTCCTATCGTTCACTGCCGGATTTCGGCGTCTCGGCGGAAGAAAAACTGCGGGTCAACGACATCATGAGCGTGCGCGCCACCGCACCGCAGATGGTCAAGCACATCGATGGCCACGTGCGCGCCTTCATCCAGGTGCAGAACGGCTGCGACCACCGCTGCACCTTCTGCATCATCCCCTATGGCCGCGGCAATTCCCGCTCCGTGCCGATGGGCGCCGTCGTCGACCAGGCGCGCAGGCTGGTCGAGAGCGGCTATTGCGAGATCGTCTTGACCGGCGTCGATGCCACCAGCTACGGCGCCGACCTGCCGGGCACGCCGACCCTCGGGCTGCTCGCGAAGACGCTTCTGAAACAGGTTCCGGAAATCCGCCGCCTGCGGCTTTCCTCGATCGACGGCATCGAGGCCGACAAACACCTCTTCGACCTGATCGCCGACGAGGCGCGCTTCATGCCGCACCTGCACCTGTCGCTGCAGCATGGCGACGACCTGATCCTGAAGCGCATGAAGCGCCGTCATTCGAGCGCCGACGCCCGCGCCTTTGCCGATCAGGTCCGGCGCTTGCGCCCCGATATCAGCCTCGGTGCCGATATGATCGCCGGCTTTCCGACCGAGACCGAAGAGATGTTCGAAAATGCCGCGAGCCTCGCCGAGGACTGCGGCATCGCGCATCTGCACGTCTTTCCCTACAGCCCGCGTCCCGGCACGCCGGCGGCACGCATGCCGCAGCTCGACCGGGCGCTCGTCAAGGATCGTGCTGCGCGGCTTCGCGCCGTCGGCGCGACGCTCTACGCCCGCCACCTCGAAGGTATGGTCGGCAGCGAGCAGACGATCCTGGTCGAGAACAACGGGCTTGCCCACACACAAAACTTCACGCTCGTCGACGCGGCTGACCTGACGCCCCGTGCGCTTGTCCCGGTCTCAATCACCGG